A stretch of Colletotrichum lupini chromosome 2, complete sequence DNA encodes these proteins:
- a CDS encoding oxidoreductase NAD-binding domain-containing protein, whose protein sequence is MAATESTVGPEFTAKEVAAHREANDCWMVIHGEVYDVSKYLHDHPGGADVLVEAAGVDASEAFDNAGHSEDAYEIMADFKVGKLKGVNKRSAPKAVRLQPKAIPEKKTSGSGSAARVASQAAAAALFIGLGAVAARHASSTPAGQDAIAAIQRLNIQFPAWLSFGSGAARSKRTGFGFMEGFAVASAFFAVAGSIAAKEASKLLHYELTPMHYRPHKKIPKVAKANPLNQRGWLDPVSYHPLPLVEKTLLTPNVYRFVFELPTPSTVLGLPIGQHVAIKAEIDGKSVSRSYTPTSNNADLGKLELVIPCYPDGALTGKYLANLEVGDEVQFRGPKGAMRYRPNLAKKIGMLAGGTGITPMYQLIRAICEDDRDTTEVSLIYANRSEADILLRDELEAFARKYPKNFKLHYLLDSPPENWAYGTGYVTQEMMAERFPSPGPDSRVMLCGPPGMVNAAKKSLTNLGFEKPGATSKMSDAVFCF, encoded by the exons ATGGCGGCTACAGAGTCAACAGTAGGCCCCGAGTTCACGGCCAAGGAGGTTGCCGCGCACAGAGAAGCAAACGACTGCTGGATGGTTATCCACGGTGAAG TCTACGATGTCTCAAAGTACCTTCACGACCACCCCGGCGGCGCAGATGTCCTCGTCGAGGCCGCCGGCGTCGATGCCTCGGAAGCCTTCGACAACGCAGGCCACTCCGAAGACGCCTACGAAATCATGGCCGACTTCAAGGTCGGCAAGCTCAAGGGTGTGAACAAGCGCTCCGCTCCCAAGGCTGTCCGCCTCCAGCCCAAGGCCATCCCCGAGAAGAAGACCTCCGGCTCCGGCTCAGCAGCTCGCGTCGCATCCcaggctgccgccgccgctctcTTCATCGGTCTCGGCGCAGTCGCCGCCCGCCACGCCTCCTCCACACCCGCCGGCCAAGACGCCATCGCCGCCATCCAGAGACTCAACATCCAGTTCCCCGCATGGCTCTCCTTCGGCAGCGGCGCCGCCCGCTCCAAGCGCACCGGCTTCGGCTTCATGGAGGGCTTCGCCGTCGCCTCGGCCTTCTTCGCCGTCGCGGGCTCCATCGCAGCAAAGGAAGCCTCCAAGCTCCTCCACTACGAGCTCACGCCCATGCACTACCGCCCGCACAAGAAGATCCCCAAGGTCGCAAAGGCCAACCCCCTCAACCAGCGCGGCTGGCTCGACCCCGTCTCCTACCACCCGCTCCCGCTCGTCGAAAAGACCCTCCTCACCCCCAACGTCTACCGCTTCGTCTTCGAGCTCCCCACCCCGTCCACGGTCCTCGGCCTGCCCATCGGCCAGCACGTCGCCATCAAGGCCGAGATCGACGGCAAGTCCGTCTCCCGCTCCTACACGCCCACCTCCAACAACGCCGACCTCGGCAAGCTCGAGCTCGTCATACCCTGCTACCCCGACGGTGCCCTCACCGGTAAGTACCTCGCCAACCTCGAGGTCGGCGACGAGGTGCAGTTCCGCGGGCCCAAGGGCGCCATGCGCTACCGCCCCAACTTGGCAAAGAAGATTGGCATGCTCGCCGGCGGCACGGGCATCACCCCCATGTACCAGCTCATCCGCGCCATCTGCGAGGACGACCGCGACACCACCGAGGTCAGCCTCATCTACGCCAACCGCTCCGAGGCCGACATCCTGCTGCGGGACGAGCTCGAGGCCTTTGCGAGAAAGTACCCCAAGAACTTCAAGCTGCACTACCTCCTCGACTCGCCGCCCGAGAACTGGGCCTACGGCACCGGATACGTCACGCAGGAGATGATGGCCGAGCGGTTCCCCTCTCCCGGTCCGGATTCCCGCGTCATGCTCTGCGGCCCGCCTGGTATGGTCAACGCGGCCAAGAAGTCGTTGACGAACCTGGGCTTCGAGAAGCCTGGTGCCACTTCCAAGATGTCTGATGCCGTTTTCTGCTTCTAA